The Acanthochromis polyacanthus isolate Apoly-LR-REF ecotype Palm Island chromosome 5, KAUST_Apoly_ChrSc, whole genome shotgun sequence genome includes a window with the following:
- the tgm5l gene encoding transglutaminase 5, like, producing MEDLSIQNVNLEVLENMERHKTKGFISSRALVVRRGAPFAVSMQLGGRLFNPKVDSLRIKIMLGRLYAIVPVTFSKKISSSRWKAFMDPKDLNLQNPTIYISSPASASVGRYRFQLCVFSQGGKRSCGFGKFTLLCNPWCSEDAVYIPFEDQREEYVESDSGLLFMGTAKNVVSRPWSFDQYEHGVLEACLNLLQVSPQHQKNRRRDYLNRSNPVYIGRVVSAMINSEDDRGVLKGNWSNNFKKGVHPSAWTGSGDILKQWAQSGYSPVKYGQCWVFAAVMCTVLRVLGIPCRVITNFNSAHDTNDNLVIEEYYSETGQKMKRSNDSIWNFHVWVEGWMARQDLGTEMNGWQVLDPTPQERSGGVFCCGPAPVKAIKNRLIELRYDVPFVYAEVNADVHTIILSQGKVLSMSKDTERVGSLICTKAVGFPRMQNVTSDYKFIKSPTSTLSSRSSSTISDESTLRRGISSKGVLVFLNLDKTPVAGEPVRFTVQVVNKDSVTKTIKVHVNAQAKEYNNSPSDTFWENHGVVQLAPMEVKTLQQEISPAQYEDVVGDDMINLAVVVEDMNSEERVLASEEFNIASPELIIEVADEHSIALNKEHVAMVTFTNPFSHPVTGVLTVAGAGLIQGKLQFRMSPLPPGGRVQQHITFIPGMVGMKMLQASLSFTNIRSTIRGFKMLSVRSV from the exons ATGGAAG ATTTGAGTATACAAAATGTCAATCTGGAGGTACTTGAAAACATGGAGCGCCACAAGACCAAGGGCTTCATCAGCTCCAGAGCTCTGGTGGTGCGGAGAGGAGCTCCATTCGCAGTCAGTATGCAGCTGGGGGGCCGACTCTTCAACCCCAAGGTTGACTCTCTGAGGATCAAAATCATGCTAG GTCGATTGTATGCGATCGTGCCAGTCACCTTCTCCAAAAAGATTTCTTCCTCCCGTTGGAAAGCCTTTATGGACCCTAAGGACTTGAACCTCCAGAACCCCACCATCTACATCTCCTCTCCTGCCTCTGCCTCGGTGGGTCGCTACAGGTTTCAGCTGTGTGTCTTCAGTCAGGGTGGAAAGAGGAGCTGTGGATTCGGCAAATTCACCCTGCTCTGCAACCCCTGGTGTTCTG AGGATGCAGTATATATTCCATTTGAGGACCAGAGAGAAGAATACGTCGAGAGCGACTCTGGGTTGCTGTTTATGGGGACGGCAAAGAACGTTGTGTCAAGACCGTGGTCCTTTGATCAG TATGAGCATGGTGTTCTAGAAGCGTGTCTGAATCTGCTCCAAGTCAGCCCTCAGCACCAGAAGAACAGAAGAAGGGACTACCTGAACCGAAGCAACCCTGTCTACATCGGCCGCGTTGTCTCTGCCATG ATCAACAGCGAGGACGACCGTGGAGTGCTGAAGGGGAACTGGTCAAATAACTTCAAAAAGGGTGTCCATCCCTCTGCATGGACTGGGAGTGGGGACATCCTGAAGCAGTGGGCCCAGTCCGGTTACAGCCCAGTCAAGTATGGACAGTGCTGGGTGTTTGCAGCAGTCATGTGCACAG TGCTGAGAGTTCTTGGCATTCCTTGTCGTGTTATCACCAACTTCAACTCCGCTCATGACACCAATGACAACCTGGTGATTGAAGAGTATTACAGTGAAACGGGGCAAAAGATGAAACGCAGCAACGACAGCATCTG GAACTTCCATGTCTGGGTGGAGGGCTGGATGGCTCGCCAGGATCTGGGAACCGAAATGAATGGCTGGCAGGTTCTTGATCCGACTCCCCAGGAGAGGAGTGGAG GAGTGTTCTGCTGTGGCCCAGCTCCGGTCAAAGCAATCAAGAACCGGCTCATCGAACTGCGTTATGACGTCCCGTTTGTCTACGCTGAGGTGAACGCAGACGTCCACACCATCATCCTGAGCCAGGGGAAGGTCCTCAGCATGAGCAAAGACACAGAGAGGGTCGGATCCCTCATCTGCACCAAAGCTGTCGGCTTCCCCAGAATGCAGAACGTCACATCAGACTACAAGTTCATCAAAA gtcCAACTTCAACACTTTCATCAAGAAGTTCATCAACGATTTCAGATGAGTCAACATTACGAAGag GAATCTCATCCAAAGGGGTGCTTGTCTTCCTGAACCTGGATAAAACTCCAGTTGCCGGGGAGCCTGTCCGCTTCACGGTGCAGGTTGTGAACAAGGACAGCGTTACCAAGACGATAAAGGTGCATGTGAACGCCCAGGCTAAGGAATACAACAACAGCCCATCAGACACCTTCTGGGAGAACCACGGTGTCGTACAACTGGCCCCCATGGAAG TCAAGACGCTGCAGCAGGAGATCTCTCCAGCCCAGTACGAGGATGTGGTGGGAGACGACATGATCAACCTTGCGGTGGTCGTCGAGGACATGAACAGTGAGGAGAGGGTCCTGGCCTCGGAGGAGTTCAACATTGCTAGCCCTGAGCTCATCATAGAG GTTGCAGATGAACACTCCATTGCACTCAACAAAGAGCATGTAGCCATGGTGACCTTCACCAACCCCTTCTCTCACCCAGTGACTGGAGTGCTGACAGTAGCTGGGGCCGGACTGATCCAGGGCAAGCTTCAGTTCAG AATGAGCCCACTGCCTCCAGGAGGAAGAGTCCAGCAGCACATCACCTTCATCCCCGGCATGGTGGGAATGAAGATGCTTCAGGCCAGCCTGTCATTCACAAATATCAGAAGCACCATCAGAGGCTTCAAGATGCTCTCTGTCCGCAGTGTTTAG
- the eya2 gene encoding eyes absent homolog 2: protein MAAYGQTQYSPALQPAGPYTPYTHHTQGYSMPSYNIKTEDGLSHSPGQTGLLGYSNFSTTPPSQSLYSYSHTHGGGISSGIFQGTHAISSSTPFNPTQQEFSAYSSYSQSQYSPYYNSHHYNSPYLASSNISPAAITAPLAYQHPEHPVMVPNHSPESHTGEYHPPPSPPTPDKEEGVPARRGSDGKLRGRKRVSDPAPPLDSDIERVFIWDLDETIIIFHSLLTGTFSSRFGKDSSKAVSLGLWMEEMIFNLADSRLFFNDLEECDQVHIDDVASDDNGQDLSTYNFGSDGFQSPAGAGSLCLGSGVHGGVDWMRKLAFRYRRVKEIYNTYKNNVGGLLGSPKREEWLQLRREMEVLTDLWLTQALKALALINSRPNCVNVLVTTTQLIPALSKVLLYGLGSAFPIENIYSATKTGKESCFERVSQRFGRRAVYVVIGDGAEEESVAKKKNMPFWRVSCRADLEALSHALELDYL, encoded by the exons ATGGCGGCGTATGGACAGACTCAGTACAGTCCGGCCCTCCAGCCTGCGGGACCGTACACGCCGTACACCCACCACACACAGGGCTACAGCATGCCGTCGTACA ACATTAAAACGGAGGACGGACTGAGCCACTCTCCAGGACAGACAGGACTGCTGGGATACTCCAACTTCAGCACCACTCCTCCCAGTCAAAGCCTCTACAGCTACTCTCACACACACG GTGGTGGCATTTCATCTGGAATTTTTCAAGGCACCCATGCAATCTCAAGTTCAACCCCATTCAACCCTACCCAACAA GAGTTTTCAGCATATTCCAGCTACAGTCAGAGTCAGTACTCTCCGTATTATAACTCACATCACTACAACAGCCCCTACCTAGCCAGCAGCAACATCAGCCCCGCTGCCATCACTGCTCCTTTAGCCTACCAGCACCCAGAACACCCCGTCATGGTGCCCAATCACAGCCCAGAGTCACATACAG gagAGTACCACCCGCCGCCCAGCCCCCCCACACCAGATAAAGAGGAAGGGGTCCCGGCACGACGGGGGTCAGATGGCAAgttgagaggaagaaaaagagtcAGTGACCCGGCTCCACCTCTGGACTCTGATATAGAG CGAGTGTTTATCTGGGATCTGGATGAAACCATCATCATTTTCCATTCTCTCCTCACGGGAACTTTCTCCTCACGATTTGGCAAG GACTCTTCCAAGGCGGTGTCTCTGGGTCTGTGGATGGAGGAAATGATCTTCAACCTGGCCGACTCCAGACTCTTCTTCAACGACCTGGAG GAATGTGACCAAGTTCATATTGATGACGTGGCATCGGATGACAACGGACAGGACCTGAG CACTTACAACTTCGGGTCAGATGGCTTCCAGAGCCCAGCAGGGGCCGGTTCTCTGTGCCTGGGGTCGGGGGTCCATGGAGGGGTGGACTGGATGAGGAAACTGGCTTTCCGATACCGCAGAGTCAAGGAGATCTACAACACGTACAAGAATAATGTCGGGG GTTTGCTGGGCAGCCCCAAGCGAGAAGAGTGGCTACAGCTGAGGAGGGAAATGGAGGTCCTGACTGACCTGTGGCTGACTCAGGCACTCAAAGCTCTGGCCCTCATCAACTCACG GCCtaactgtgtgaatgtgttggTGACCACCACCCAGCTTATCCCAGCTCTCTCCAAGGTGTTACTGTACGGCCTGGGCTCAGCCTTCCCCATAGAGAACATCTACAGCGCCACCAAGACAG GCAAGGAGAGCTGCTTTGAGCGTGTCTCTCAGAGGTTCGGAAGGCGAGCAGTGTATGTGGTGATAGGAGACGGAGCTGAGGAGGAGTCCGTAGCCAAGAAG AAGAACATGCCTTTCTGGAGGGTGTCCTGTCGGGCCGACCTGGAGGCTCTGAGCCATGCACTGGAGCTGGACTACCTCTAG